ACGGTCGTCAACGCCTACGGGGTGCGCCTCTTCGCCCGGGTCAACACCCCGCTGACCTGGTTCAAGATCGCCGTGCCGCTGGTGGCGGCCGTCGCCCTGCTCACGCGCTTCGACGCCGACAACCTCACGAGCCAGGGCTTCGCCCCCGAAGGCGTCCGGGGCGTCATGGCCGCCATCTCCTCGGGCGGGGTGATCTTCGCCTTCCTCGGCTTCCGCCACGCCCTCGACATGGCCGGCGAGGCTCGGAGGCCGCAACGGACGGTGCCCATCGCCCTCACCGCGTCGTTGGCCATCTGCATCGTCATCTTCGTCCTCGTCCAGCTCGGCTTCGTCGGCGCGTTGTCCGCCTCGGACCTCACCGGCGGGTGGGGCGACCTCGACATCGAAGGGGCCAACGGTCCGGTGGCCGGCGTGCTGGCGGGTCTGGGGATGGCGGTGGTGGCGAACCTGGTGCTGGCCGACGCCGTCGCCGGGCCGCTCGGCGCCGGCCTGGTGGCCTCCGCCTCCACCGCCCGGCTCAGCGTCGCCGTCAGTCGCAACGGGCTCTTCCCGCGCGCCATCCGATCGATGTCGCGCCACGGCGTGCCGCTGCGGGCCCTGGTGCTCAACACCATGGTCGGCTTCGTGATCCTGGTGGCCTTCCGGGACGGCTGGCGGGAGATCCTGACCTTCAACGCCGGCGCCATCGTGCTGTCCTTCGCGGCCGGACCGGTCACCTTGCTGGCCCTGCGCCGGCAGATCCCCGACCGGCCACGTCCGTTCCGCCTCCCGGCGGTGAACCTGGTGGCGTCGGTGGCCTTCGTGGTGGTGGGCCTCATCGTGTACTGGACCGGCTGGGACACGCTCTGGAAGCTCATGGTGCCCCTCGCCGTGGGCGCCGTGCTCTACGCCTGGCAGGTGGTGCGCCGCCCCGACGAACGGTCGCAGCTCGACCTGGCCCAGGCCTGGTGGCTCGCGCCGTACTACGGCGGCCTGCTGGCCATCTCCTACGCCGGCAACTTCGACGGCGGCCGGGCGCTCGTGCCCTTCGGATGGGACGTGGTGCTGGTGGCCGCCTTCTCCCTGGCCGTGCTGCCCCTCGCGGTGCGGGCCCGGCTGCCCGACGACGAGGCCCGGCGCTACATCGCCGAGGACGATGACGAGCAGCCGCCCGACGATCCCCCATCGACGGCCACGGCGCGGTGATCCCGAGGGCTCAACCGGCGGTGCCGGTGGCCGACGAGGCCAGCCACTGGTCGATGGGCGCGTAGTCGTCGGTGAGCACCGGGGCGTCGTCGACGAAGGCCTCGAGGTCGGCCCCGGTGAGCACGACATCGTCGAGGCCCCGCGCCGCCACCGCGGCCTCGAGGGCCGCCACCGGGATCTCGTCGTCGCTGGCCAGCACCACCACGTTGGAGCCGCTGCGGCCCTCGATGGTGGCCGCCGGGGCGATCACGGCCACGTGGGCGAACACCTCGGCGAAGGTGGCGGCCTCGGACCGGGTGAAGCGCAACGGTGGGCGGTCGATGAGGTTGGCCACGTAGATCCCCCCGGGACGCAGCACCCGGTGGACCTCCGTCACGAACTCCTCGGTGGTGAGGTGCCAGGGTGCCGCCAGGCCGCCGAACGCGTCGCCGTACACGATGTCCTGGCTGGCGTCGGGCACCTCGAGCACCAGGCGACGCCCGTCGCCGAGGCGGACCTCGAGGTCGACGTCGGTGGGCGGCGGGAGCTGCTCGTCGACGAGGTCCACCAGGCCGTCGTCGATCTCGAGCACCACCGAGCTCGTGTCGGGGCGAGTGGCCTGCAACCAGCGGGGCATGGTGAAGGCGCCGCCGCCCACGTGCAGGGCGTCGAGGGCGGAGTCGGTGGGGAAGAAGGCGTCGGTGGCCGCCGCGAAGAGCTGCGTGTAGGCGAACTCCAGGTGGGCGGGATCGGCTTCGTCCACGTAGCTGTGGCGCAGCGTGTCGAGCCAGAGCACCTGCCCGGTCGGGCGGTCGGGGTCGGGCGCCACCCGGGCGCAGTGGTAGGTGGTCTCCACCTCGCAGGGGTCATCGACGACGGCGCCGAGCCCGAACCCGGCCAGCACGGCCACGGCCACCGCGCCCGCCGACCCCCAGCGCAGGCGGTCGAGCAGGACCCAGGCCACCAGCCCGCCGACGATGAGCAAGCTCCCGATGACCACGATGGTCACCGAGGTGGGGGCGGCGCCGATGAGCACGAAGCCGGCGAGGAAGGTGCCGATGATGGCGCCGGCGGTGCCCAGCGCCGAGATCCGCCCCACGATCTGGCCGGTCACGGCGAGGTCGTGCAGCTCGAGCTTGACCACCACGGGCGACACTGCGCTCAGCACGGCGGCGGTGGGGAAGAACCCGAGTCCGGAGAGCAGCAGCACCATCTCCACCTGACCGCCCCCGACCTGGCCCACCGTGCGCACCACCGGGACCGCGACGATGGCGAGCACCCCGCCGGCCACGAGCAGCGGGCCGATGAGGCGGCGGGGATCGATCCGGTCGGCCAGGCGCCCGCCGGCCCAGGTCCCCAGGGCGATGCCGGCCAGCACCGTGCCGATGACCCCGCTGTAGGTCTCGAGCGTGTCGCCCACGTAGGGAGCGAGGAGGCGGCCGGCCAGGATCTCGAGGATCAAGATGGCGGCCGACGTGGTGAAGACCAGGAACCCGGCCACGAAAGGAGGCATCCCACCAGGATGCAACCACCGGCCCCGGACCGCGCCATCAGGACGGCCGGCCGGTCGGGTTCCGGCCGCCTACCGCCGCGACGGGCCGGGCTCAGTCGCCCTCGGCGTCGCCCGGTGGATCCGGCCGCCGGGTGTCGGTTCCGGTGCCCTCTGGCTCTCGGTCGGGGCCGTGCCGGCCGTGCCCGCGACGGACCTGCTCGTCCTGCCGCTCGAGGTCGGCGGCGACCTCCATCGAGTCACGGGCCACCGCCGTCTCCCCGGAGGTGGACGGGTCGGGGCGGGGGCGCTCGTCGTCCTCGATGGGGTGCGAGGCGCCGGCGTCCGCACCCGGGGGGCGGTCGGCGACCGGGCTTCCGACGGTGACGGGCGCCGGCTGTCCGGCCAGGGAGCTGGTGAGGCCCTCGCGATGGAACGCGTTCTTGACCCGACGCTTGAGCTCGCGCTGGACGCGCCACTG
The window above is part of the Rhabdothermincola salaria genome. Proteins encoded here:
- a CDS encoding APC family permease encodes the protein MGLTFVAVGGVIGSGWLFGPLFAAQFAGPSSILAWVFGGLMVMIAALTFAEIAAMLPVMGGLGRLPQFSHGRTVGTMIGWTAWVGYVTAAPIETQALLEYVSNEDAFGWLFTGDGSDGQNPLSTGGLAVAAGLLAAFTVVNAYGVRLFARVNTPLTWFKIAVPLVAAVALLTRFDADNLTSQGFAPEGVRGVMAAISSGGVIFAFLGFRHALDMAGEARRPQRTVPIALTASLAICIVIFVLVQLGFVGALSASDLTGGWGDLDIEGANGPVAGVLAGLGMAVVANLVLADAVAGPLGAGLVASASTARLSVAVSRNGLFPRAIRSMSRHGVPLRALVLNTMVGFVILVAFRDGWREILTFNAGAIVLSFAAGPVTLLALRRQIPDRPRPFRLPAVNLVASVAFVVVGLIVYWTGWDTLWKLMVPLAVGAVLYAWQVVRRPDERSQLDLAQAWWLAPYYGGLLAISYAGNFDGGRALVPFGWDVVLVAAFSLAVLPLAVRARLPDDEARRYIAEDDDEQPPDDPPSTATAR
- a CDS encoding fused MFS/spermidine synthase; its protein translation is MPPFVAGFLVFTTSAAILILEILAGRLLAPYVGDTLETYSGVIGTVLAGIALGTWAGGRLADRIDPRRLIGPLLVAGGVLAIVAVPVVRTVGQVGGGQVEMVLLLSGLGFFPTAAVLSAVSPVVVKLELHDLAVTGQIVGRISALGTAGAIIGTFLAGFVLIGAAPTSVTIVVIGSLLIVGGLVAWVLLDRLRWGSAGAVAVAVLAGFGLGAVVDDPCEVETTYHCARVAPDPDRPTGQVLWLDTLRHSYVDEADPAHLEFAYTQLFAAATDAFFPTDSALDALHVGGGAFTMPRWLQATRPDTSSVVLEIDDGLVDLVDEQLPPPTDVDLEVRLGDGRRLVLEVPDASQDIVYGDAFGGLAAPWHLTTEEFVTEVHRVLRPGGIYVANLIDRPPLRFTRSEAATFAEVFAHVAVIAPAATIEGRSGSNVVVLASDDEIPVAALEAAVAARGLDDVVLTGADLEAFVDDAPVLTDDYAPIDQWLASSATGTAG